The genomic stretch CACGTGAGTTGCTTCATTCTTTCCCCATGGCAAACACGCCAGGAAGGGCTCGCCAAGCGTAAGCCCCTAGCGATATCTCAAAGGTGAACGCCCTTCTTCCGATTGTTTGAATCGTGGTGATTGCACGCACTGGCTCCTTGTCTCCTCATTGCGGCCCCCATCATtatcaccaccctcgtcgtcatcgtcctcgtcgtcgagtACATCGCTGTCAtcgtcctctccctcgtcttcGCCGTCGTCTTCGAGTGGAATCTCTTCTCGTTCAAGCACGTATCCTGGACACCGCTCCACAAGTCCCTTGTAGTACGACACAAGTATGTCTGGGTTGGGGACAATTTTCCAGTCCACCCTGTACAGGAATTCGAGCTCGAGCAGTTTCAGCTCGTTGACTTTTATTCCCCCGACTTTAGCGTAGGTCGAATTGTTCCAGAAGGCGTCTGAGAGGCCCTTTGCTGCTACCGTGGCAGCCGTGATGAGGAACCGATGCACGGTCAGCGTGTTGATGGTGAATTCGGGGTAGCAGGCACATAGTCGGTCGATATAATAAACCATGGAGAGTAGAAGTGGTGGGCTGAGAGTAGCATGTCTCGCTAGGCGGTGAAGGTAATCCAAAACTGAGATGCCAGGCGCCGTACTGGAACAAGTCAGCATGGAACTCGGACatttgcagcagcagcaacatacCGTGAGTGAAATCGTGTAAGATTGCCTGACTTCAGAGCAAGCACATCGTTGGTTTCAATAAGCTCTCCAAGCATATGCGCTATCAAAACAACCATATCTTCGGTGAGGCAAAATTCATATTTTCGTGGCAGTTCTTTCGACGGCAACTGTTCTGGCCTTGCGCGCTTGCTAGAGGGTGAGGGGTTTTGTCCCGCATTTCGTGATGGCGATGCGCCTCTGCTCCCTGGCCCCTGGGAGTTTCGCCGTTTTGAGGGTGAGGCGGCTACGGCCTCGGtatgctggtgctgctgcttcgCAACGGCCGGCGGGACGGGCTTCTTGGTCGGGTCCGGTGTCACCGCCGCTGCTGGTGCCGCTTGGGCAGCGTAGTGGTCGCCGGGAGCAGCCATGGCTCGTGACTGCGTGGTCGGCGGGGTTTGGTGTGGTTGGGCTCCTTCGGGTTTGGTATGAGATAATGGTTCCCCTGTAGCATAATTGATACGTTCCATAGGTGAATACTGGGTTGCAGCGTCGACGGCTACATAGTGTTTCGAGGGGGGGATCGCGGACGCTATTGTCGTCGAGGTGGTAGTGGTAGCGGTAGTGGTAGCGGTAGTGGTCGTGGTTGAGGTCGAGGGCCCAGCTAttggggcagcagcagaagcgaCGG from Podospora pseudopauciseta strain CBS 411.78 chromosome 3, whole genome shotgun sequence encodes the following:
- the PHO80 gene encoding Pho80p cyclin (EggNog:ENOG503NY21; COG:S), with the protein product MMLTPSPVVSSVNASPRSSFPNIGSHYVPASSPRQSSPRVQTVAKSRRQSQSPLSSAVASAAAPIAGPSTSTTTTTATTTTSTTIASAIPPSKHYVAVDAATQYSPMERINYATGEPLSHTKPEGAQPHQTPPTTQSRAMAAPGDHYAAQAAPAAAVTPDPTKKPVPPAVAKQQHQHTEAVAASPSKRRNSQGPGSRGASPSRNAGQNPSPSSKRARPEQLPSKELPRKYEFCLTEDMVVLIAHMLGELIETNDVLALKSGNLTRFHSRTAPGISVLDYLHRLARHATLSPPLLLSMVYYIDRLCACYPEFTINTLTVHRFLITAATVAAKGLSDAFWNNSTYAKVGGIKVNELKLLELEFLYRVDWKIVPNPDILVSYYKGLVERCPGYVLEREEIPLEDDGEDEGEDDDSDVLDDEDDDDEGGDNDGGRNEETRSQCVQSPRFKQSEEGRSPLRYR